The Microbulbifer sp. YPW1 genome contains a region encoding:
- a CDS encoding AraC family transcriptional regulator, with protein MFSPRHLGPILALISLIFAGGTAAQSEDFPEGDLESLKREVLKLNRDLLVLEEDLIFPAQSQVAVYLSMDVGHFFDLDSVKLHIDNKLVETHLYTDHQKKALFRGGIQPLFKGNLKSGEHTITAFFTGIGPEQRPYKRAATLELAKTDEPAVIELRISDSGGKQQPEFTVVQWPAP; from the coding sequence ATGTTTTCCCCGCGTCATCTCGGCCCGATTCTGGCCCTAATTTCCCTGATTTTTGCAGGTGGCACTGCGGCCCAGAGCGAGGACTTCCCCGAGGGCGACCTGGAGAGTCTCAAGCGCGAGGTGCTGAAACTGAACCGGGACCTGCTGGTGCTGGAAGAAGACCTGATATTCCCGGCACAGAGCCAGGTGGCGGTATACCTGTCCATGGACGTGGGTCACTTCTTTGATCTGGACTCGGTCAAACTGCATATCGACAACAAACTGGTGGAAACCCACCTGTATACCGATCACCAGAAAAAGGCTCTGTTCCGCGGAGGCATACAGCCCCTGTTCAAGGGCAACCTCAAATCCGGCGAACACACCATCACCGCCTTCTTTACCGGTATCGGCCCAGAACAACGGCCTTACAAACGCGCCGCCACGCTGGAACTGGCCAAGACCGATGAACCCGCCGTGATCGAATTGCGGATTTCCGATTCCGGCGGCAAGCAACAGCCGGAATTTACCGTCGTTCAGTGGCCCGCCCCCTGA